Proteins encoded in a region of the Mycolicibacterium duvalii genome:
- a CDS encoding lactate 2-monooxygenase, producing the protein MTFGNYQLEIYLQGLSGILPTLPMDYAGWEAKAEVAMPPSVWSYVAGGAGDEHTQRANRTAFDRWGLMPRMLVGATERDLTVDLFGMSLPSPLFLAPVGVIGICAQGGHGDVATARAAARTGVPMMVSTLTEDPLEDVAAEFGDTPGFFQLYTPSDRDLAANLVARAEAAGYRAIVVTLDTWIPGWRPRDLATSNFPQLRGRCLANYTSDPVFRAGLAQPPEENMQAAVLQWVQQFGNPLTWDDLPWLRSLTDLPLVLKGICHPDDVRRAKDGGVDGIYCSTHGGRQANGGLPALDCLPGVVEAADGLPVLFDSGIRSGADIIKALALGATAVGVGRPYTYGLAIGGEDGVVHVVRSLLAEADLIMAVDGYRSLAELTPDVLRRVG; encoded by the coding sequence ATGACCTTCGGTAACTACCAGCTCGAGATCTACCTGCAGGGCCTGTCCGGGATCCTGCCGACGCTCCCGATGGACTACGCCGGCTGGGAAGCCAAGGCCGAAGTCGCGATGCCGCCGTCGGTCTGGTCCTACGTCGCCGGGGGCGCCGGCGACGAGCACACCCAGCGGGCCAACCGCACCGCGTTCGACCGGTGGGGGCTGATGCCCCGCATGCTGGTCGGCGCCACCGAGCGGGACCTGACCGTCGACCTGTTCGGCATGAGCCTGCCGTCACCGCTGTTCCTGGCACCCGTCGGCGTCATCGGCATCTGCGCGCAGGGCGGCCACGGCGACGTGGCCACCGCGCGCGCCGCCGCCCGCACCGGCGTGCCGATGATGGTCTCCACCCTGACCGAGGACCCGCTCGAAGACGTCGCCGCCGAGTTCGGCGACACCCCGGGGTTTTTCCAGCTCTACACCCCCAGTGACCGGGACCTGGCCGCCAACCTGGTCGCACGCGCCGAAGCGGCCGGATACCGGGCCATCGTCGTCACCCTCGACACCTGGATTCCCGGTTGGCGTCCGCGTGACCTGGCCACCTCGAATTTTCCGCAGCTGCGGGGCCGCTGCCTGGCCAACTACACCAGCGACCCGGTGTTCCGTGCCGGGCTGGCCCAACCTCCGGAGGAGAACATGCAGGCCGCCGTCCTGCAGTGGGTGCAACAGTTCGGAAACCCGCTGACCTGGGACGACCTGCCCTGGCTGCGGTCGCTGACCGACCTGCCGCTGGTGCTCAAGGGGATCTGCCACCCTGACGACGTCCGGCGCGCCAAAGACGGCGGGGTCGACGGCATCTACTGCTCCACCCACGGCGGCCGCCAGGCCAACGGCGGCCTGCCGGCGCTGGACTGCCTGCCGGGGGTGGTCGAGGCCGCGGACGGGTTGCCGGTGCTGTTCGACTCCGGTATCCGCAGCGGCGCCGACATCATCAAGGCGCTCGCGCTTGGGGCGACCGCGGTCGGCGTCGGCCGGCCCTACACCTACGGCCTGGCCATCGGCGGCGAGGACGGCGTGGTGCACGTGGTGCGGTCGCTGCTGGCCGAAGCAGACCTGATCATGGCCGTCGACGGCTACCGCAGCCTGGCCGAACTGACGCCCGACGTGTTGCGGCGCGTCGGCTGA